The following proteins are co-located in the Maridesulfovibrio sp. genome:
- a CDS encoding AtpZ/AtpI family protein, giving the protein MFFLKGNKETFDLLGNAATIGTHLVASTFVGLGIGWYLDKWLGTKPWLLIVFLCFGIAAGFKNVFDEVQRIQKKDQGKGPGTNENKSED; this is encoded by the coding sequence ATGTTCTTTTTGAAAGGGAATAAAGAGACCTTCGATCTGCTCGGCAATGCCGCTACGATCGGAACTCATCTGGTTGCCTCCACCTTTGTCGGGTTGGGTATCGGGTGGTATCTCGATAAATGGTTGGGAACGAAGCCTTGGCTTCTAATTGTTTTCTTGTGTTTCGGAATCGCTGCCGGCTTCAAGAACGTTTTCGACGAAGTTCAGCGTATTCAGAAAAAGGATCAGGGGAAAGGTCCTGGAACCAATGAAAATAAATCAGAAGATTGA
- a CDS encoding ATP synthase subunit I, producing the protein MKINQKIESFLHRRGFTHPDVRSLVRNQLYLTAGTCLIAAVVSIGFAHWALGLAAGAVLITFNFWSLAKFGQHLAYMRKGAVVSLLIRFYGRLILSGLAIYGLIVWGQCSIYALLAGLSTVVVNAIFWGVAGFRQKVKEA; encoded by the coding sequence ATGAAAATAAATCAGAAGATTGAATCATTCCTCCACAGGCGGGGCTTCACTCATCCGGACGTACGCAGTCTGGTGCGAAATCAATTGTACCTTACTGCCGGAACATGCCTTATTGCTGCAGTTGTCTCCATCGGGTTTGCCCACTGGGCACTGGGACTGGCAGCCGGAGCGGTTCTGATTACGTTCAACTTCTGGTCGCTGGCTAAGTTCGGTCAGCATCTGGCTTACATGCGCAAGGGCGCGGTTGTGTCCTTGTTGATTCGCTTCTACGGTCGGCTCATTTTATCCGGGCTGGCTATCTACGGTCTGATAGTCTGGGGGCAGTGTTCCATTTACGCTCTTCTGGCCGGTCTTAGTACGGTAGTTGTGAATGCGATATTTTGGGGCGTAGCCGGGTTTCGGCAAAAAGTGAAGGAGGCATAA